Proteins from a genomic interval of Rosa chinensis cultivar Old Blush chromosome 2, RchiOBHm-V2, whole genome shotgun sequence:
- the LOC112183954 gene encoding protein DA1-related 1 — translation MATDSVRSGAAEIYRGNSDGQVEYMEHPYWRQRYCPSQEGDGTLRCCSCERLKPRDSTYYELNDDLKLCPVQKIPLRGKNDGPDRHLPVITAFSLLEEHTITNCIFWRPGKLRCKVKETIIWYGLPRMLTGSLLAQQMISAWLRLKGYPNFCPELEKGICQYLAHRWLETWSILILIHLEN, via the exons ATGGCGACTGATTCGGTCAGGTCTGGTGCCGCAG AGATCTATCGAGGAAATTCAGATGGTCAAGTTGAGTATATGGAACATCCATACTGGCGACAAAGATATTGCCCCTCCCAAGAAGGCGATGGGACTCTTAGGTGCTGTAGCTGTGAAAGATTGAAGCCAAGGGACTCGACATATTATGAGCTCAATGATGATCTGAAGCTATGTCCAG tacAGAAGATTCCCCTGCG GGGAAAAAATGATGGTCCTGATCGCCACTTGCCAGTAATAACAGCATTCAGCTTGTTAGAAGAACATACTATTACCAACTGTATTTTCTGGAGGCCAGGGAAGCTTCGCTGTAAAGTAAAAGAAACTATCATCTGGTATGGCCTTCCTAGGATGTTGACAGGGTCACTTCTAGCTCAACAGATGATAAGTGCATGGCTAAGGCTTAAAGGTTATCCCAACTTTTGCCCTGAGCTTGAAAAAGGTATCTGCCAATATTTGGCACATAGgtggttggagacttggagtaTTCTAATTCTGATTCATCTAGAAAATTAG